GATGGCGTCGGGATGGGATCGTCACTGCGCAAGGCATGACGCCATTGAGCTGGAAGCTCGTAACGTTTTTATGGGAACGTTATAGGCGAGCCGGGACAATTGAAGAATGCGCGGACGCTGTGTTCGGAGAAGACAGTCGAACAGTCGACAAGACACGTACTGGATCGCACCGGAAAAAGGTGAACGAGTTCTTTCGCAGCAACGGGATTGGTTGGAAAGTCAAAACTGAGGGGGACTATGTCGTAATGGAGCCGGTCGCGCCTTTGGCCTCGCCCCCAACTGACTGATCAGTCACTCAAGTGCGCAGACGCCGGATCACTTCCTCCGCACCCTCAGTTTGCCTTAGCAGTTGCTTTGCCGAAGCCGGTGGGGGCGTAGCCTTCGCGGCGGATCCAGTCGAGCATTGATTTCCAGCGCTTGCGGGTGAAACGTTGCTTGTCGGGATGCCAGCGTTCGAGGATTTCGTGGAGGATGGCGTTGTCGGTCGGTTCGCGGCCCCAGATAAGGAGGTCGTTCCAGGCGGCGTAGGCGGTGGCGAAGAGTTCGCACTTGTCGGTGTCCCAGCGGCGCATCAGTTCGATGAGGCCCTGTATCTGTTGGGCGCGGTCGGGCCATAGGGCGGCGAAGTCGTTCGCGTGGCCGCCCGCTTTGGCGAGCGGTTGGTAGGCATGGCCGAACGATTCGCGCGGGACTTCGGCGTACCACTCGAGCTTCTTCAAGTCGGCTTCAACGGTGTGGATCATCCGACCATCGAGCGGCCCGGCCGCTTGGCGGGAGTAGCGGCCGTCGATTTCTTTAAGCTGGGCGATGTGTTCGCAGAGGTGGAGAATCTTTTGGTGCTTGACGCGGCCGAAGGTTGGTTCGTTGTGTAGCCGGTGGACGACTTCAGCTGAAAGAACGCTCCTTGCTTGGTGGGGAACTAGTGCTTTGTTCGGTGACAGCGTTAGTTCTCGAACGACAGCATCGAGAAGAGCGGCGTGCCGCTTTTCTTGCTCTTTCAGTTGTTCATTCAGTTGATCGCACAACTTCATCAACTCATTCACCTTCGCCACGATTCGTATCTGCTCGGCGAGGGGAGGAAGATCGATCGGCAACTGCTGGAGAACTAAAGTATTGAGCTTACAAGTGCCGTGACTAGCGCGATCAATTGCAGCGAGTACTTTCGGACCAAGCGCTAACAATGAAATAAGTAGATAATCAGTGAGCTCTGCATGCCTTGGAACTAGCGCCTTCATGTCCTGGTTGATTGCAACTTCGCAGCTTGTGACTGCAACAGGGAATGCGCGCGCTAGAATCATGCCTCGCACTACCATTAATAGGCTGCGAGTCGGAATCATGCGCGCCGAGCAACTGTCGAGCGCTTCTCTGCTTATGTGATCTTTGGCTGCACTGATCTCAAGTGACTTCATATCCTTTGGGCTTACCCACGGGATGTCACCACTCCAGAATTCGGCACGCTGTTTAGATGGCGTACCTCCACCTTTAAATTCGCCAAGCTTGCCTAGAGGGATGCGTGACCAAGCGGTGGGAATTCTCTCTTCAGATTCGACCGTGTATGGCGAGAGATCAGGAAAAGTGGTCGTTATTGGAGCGACTAAATCTGCCTGAGATGTTAGGCGGCCAGTGATTGCTCGCTGGAGAATAACTTGCCGCAGTTTCACTACACCTTGCGGCGTGCCTGACAGAATCGGGATCAACTCGGATAGTGAGTAGAAAGCCATCGTTAGGCCTCCGCTCCTGAAGCCAGTGATGCTTCAACGAGCTGACGCTGTATCGCCATTCGCGTGCAGTTTATCTGTTTCAAGAGCTGCTCGTATTCAGGCAGAAGTTTACTAAGATCGCCGGGACCGGAGCCGGCGTTGCGCGGGTTTCTGAGATCAAGATTGAAGTTGCCAGCTTTGATCTGATCAATCGAGACGCGCCACCCGAATTCGTTTTCCTTGCGGCTCTTGAAGCCATCGGACTCGTCACCCCACCAATCTTTCTCCGCCTGAAACTCCTCGATGCGGATCGGCTTCCCCTTGTTGTAGCTCTTGGCGCCGGCGGGGTAGGGGTGTTCGTAGTACCAGACGTGGGCGGTGGGGGCGCCCTTGGTGAAGAAGAGGAGGTTCGTGCGGATGCCGGTGTAGGGATTGAAGACACCGTTGGGGAGGCGGACGATCGTGTGCAGGTTGCACTCGGTGAGGAGCGCCTCCTTGATGCGGGTCTTCACTCCTTCGCCGAAGAGAGTGCCGTCGGGGAGGACGAGGCCGGCACGGCCGCCCGGCTTGAGAAGCTTCATCAGCAGGACGAGAAACAGGTCGGCCGTCTCGCGGGTGCGGAACTCGGCGGGGAAGTTGGCCTCGATACCGTCCTCTTCCATGCCGCCGAAGGGGGGATTGGTGACGATGACATCGACCCGCTCCTTCGGGCTCCAATCACGCAAGGGGCGGGCGAGCGTGTTGTCGTGGCGGACGTTGGCGGGGACGTCGATGCCGTGGAGCAGGAGGTTTGTGATGCAGAGGACGTGGGGGAGGTGCTTTTTCTCGATGCCGGAGAAACAGTCTTGGATCTTGCGTTCGTGGGCGGCCGTCTTTGCCTGGCGGCGGAGGTGCTCGATTGCACAGACGAGGAAGCCGCCAGTGCCACAGGCAGGGTCTAGTACCTTTTCGCCAAGCTGGGGGTTCACTTGCTCGACGATGAACTGCGTGACGGCGCGGGGCGTGTAAAACTCGCCGGCGTTGCCGGCCGACTGGAGATCCTTGAGGAGCTTTTCGTAGATGTCGCCGAAGGTGTGGCGATCGTCCGAGGCGTTGAAGTCGATGGCGTTGATCTTATTGATCACCTGCCGCATCAACGTGCCATTTTTCATATAGTTGTTGGCGTCTTCGAACGTCATTCGAATGAGGCCAGCGATACGGTCGGCGGCCCCGGCGAGCGTCTTGAGCTTTGACAGGAGCGTGTTGTTGACGAAGTCGAGCAGGGCTTCGCCGGTCATCCCTTCGTCGTTAGTCGCCCAGGTGGACCAGCGGAGGTACTTCGGGAGGGGCGATTTGTAGTCGTCGCGAAGGAGGGAGATTTCCTGCTCGCGGTCGTCGAAGATTTTCAGGAAGAACATCCAGCCGAGCTGCTCGAGCCGTTGCGCGTCGCCGTACGTGCCGGCGTCCTTAGCGCATGATGTCCTGGATGGATTTGACGACGCTGGAGACGTTTGACATGGACTAGGCGGCGGTTTGATAGAGCGCGGTTTCCAACTCGCGGATGGCGGCCAGATAGCCGTCTTTACCACCGAAGAGTTTAATGATCTCAACGGGCGTGCCCAGGCCAGAAAGCGGCGACACTTTCAGGATATCGAGCGATTCGACGCTGGTGATGCCGGCGTCGGCATACTTTTGTAGCAGTGCTTCGAGGACTGCGCGGGCTTGATCGCCGTACTTGGCGAAGAGATTTCGCTTTTTCACTTTGTCTGCCCGCTCGCGGCGTGTGAGGGGTGGCTGGTCGAAGGCGACGTGGCAGATTAGATCAAAAGCGTCGTAGTCGCGGCCGACCTGCTCGGCGAGCTCTTCGAGGAACACCCCTTGACCGGCGAGCTCGTCGAGAATTGCCTGCTTGCGCTCTGCGTCGTTCCAGACGGTGAGGAACTCAGAGAGGGACGAGTACGCCTTGAGGACCGTCTTGCGAGAGTAATCGGTGAGGGACTCGGTGATGAGGCGGCCGTTAGCGTCGAGGTATTGGACGCGCTCGGTGGCGACGCGGACTTCGACGTTGTCGACGTAGTACTTTGTGCGCGGCGGGCGGGGCCCTTCGCCATCGTCGAGGGGATCGCCGAAGTCGTCCACGATCACCTCGTCTTCGGCGCCTTCTTCGCCATCCTCGGGTGGAACTGGAGGATCCTCGACGGTCGGCTCGTAGATTTGGACCGGGTCGCCGTCGAAATCGGGATCGGCGAAGAGCGCGGTGGCGCGCTTGAAGTCCATGATCGTGAAAAAGAGCTTGTTGTAGTCCTCGTTGATCCGGGTGCCGCGGCCGATGATTTGCTTGAATTCTGTCATCGAATTGATGCGACGGTCGAGGACGATCAGGTGGCAGGTTTGGGCGTCGACGCCGGTGGTCATCAGCCGGGAGGTGGTGGCCACGACGGGGTAAGCCGACTCGGGGTCGATGAAGTTATCGAGCTGGGCTTTTCCCTCGTCGCTGTCGCCGGTGATGCGCATGACGTACTTGCTGTTGGCGGCGGCAAGGTCCGGATTCGCATTGACCAGTGCTTGCCGCATCCGCTCGGCGTGGTCGATGTTTTCGCAGAAGACGATAGTCTTGGCGAAGCGATCGGTGGCTTTGAGGAACTCGGTCACCTTGCGGGCGACGAGCGCGGTCCGTTTTTCAAGGATCAGGCTGCGGTCGAAATCAAGATCGTTGTACTCGCGGTCCTCAATGACTTGGCCGTACTTATCGGTTTGGCCGACTTCCGGGCGCCAGCCGTCGAGGTCCTTGTCGAGCCCGATACGCACGACCTTGTAGGGGGCGAGAAAGCCGTCGGAGATGCCCTGGCGGAAGGAATAGGTGTAGATCGGTTCGCCAAAGTACTCGATGTTTGAGACTTCCTTTGTTTCCTTCGGGGTGGCGGTGAGGCCGATCTGCGTCGCCGACTCGAAATAGTCGAGCACCTGGCGCCATGCGGCGTCGTCGGCTGCGCTGCCGCGGTGGCATTCATCGACGATGATGAGGTCGAAGAACTCCCAGGAGAACTGCTTGTAGATGTTCTGATCTTCCTCGGTGCCGGTGACGGCTTGGTAGAGGCAGAGGTAGATCTCGAACGCCTTATCGACCGTGCGATTGGTGATTTTGGTCATCGCCGAACCGAACGGCTTGAAGTCGTTGGTTTTTGTTTGGTCGGCCAGGATGTTGCGGTCGACGAGGAAGAGAATCCGCTTCTTGGCGCCCGATTTCCAGAGCCGTCAAATGATCTGAAAGGCGGTATAGGTCTTGCCGGTGCCGGTTGCCATGACGAGCAGGATGCGGTTTTCGCCTCGGGCGATGGCGTCGACCGTTCGGTTGACCGCGACGAGCTGGTAGTAACGGGGGAGCTTTTCCGTACCGTAGTCGTAGTAATCCTGCGACGCGACGGCCGCTTGCTCGTCGGTGTAACCCTTTGATTTGCGGTAGCGGGCCCACAGTTCGGTAGGGGAGGGGAATTGCTCGAGCGTTAGCTCTCGGGTGACTGTGCCCTTGGTGACGGTGCGATCATGCTCCAGGAAGCCGTCGCCGTTCGAGCTGAAGGCGAAGGGAACGTCGAGGATCTCGGCGTATTCGAGGGCCTGCTGCATGCCGTCGCCGACGGCGTGGTTGTTGTCTTTCGCCTCGACGACGGCAATGGGGAGGTTGGGTTTGTAGTAGAGGATGTAGTCGGCCTTCTTCGCTTCGCCCCGTTTCACTGTCTTGCCGCGGACCATTACCCGGCCCTTCGTAAAAAAGCCTCTTCGCGGATCTGAGTGAATAGGTCCTACTTCGGCTGCTCGCTCGTTCCCACAATCGTGGGAGTGATGAATTTTGAGCGGACGTCGGCCTCGGTCAGCGATTTCTTGTCCATAAGTTTTCGGGAGCCGAGTCGGGAAGAAGGCCTTGGGGGAAGGCGCGTAAAGCTATCGAGATAGTGTTTTATTCTAATGGTGGTACGTGGCTGCCGCCACGGCGGTTGCTCGCG
This sequence is a window from Lacipirellula parvula. Protein-coding genes within it:
- a CDS encoding restriction endonuclease subunit S, which produces MAFYSLSELIPILSGTPQGVVKLRQVILQRAITGRLTSQADLVAPITTTFPDLSPYTVESEERIPTAWSRIPLGKLGEFKGGGTPSKQRAEFWSGDIPWVSPKDMKSLEISAAKDHISREALDSCSARMIPTRSLLMVVRGMILARAFPVAVTSCEVAINQDMKALVPRHAELTDYLLISLLALGPKVLAAIDRASHGTCKLNTLVLQQLPIDLPPLAEQIRIVAKVNELMKLCDQLNEQLKEQEKRHAALLDAVVRELTLSPNKALVPHQARSVLSAEVVHRLHNEPTFGRVKHQKILHLCEHIAQLKEIDGRYSRQAAGPLDGRMIHTVEADLKKLEWYAEVPRESFGHAYQPLAKAGGHANDFAALWPDRAQQIQGLIELMRRWDTDKCELFATAYAAWNDLLIWGREPTDNAILHEILERWHPDKQRFTRKRWKSMLDWIRREGYAPTGFGKATAKAN
- a CDS encoding N-6 DNA methylase, whose amino-acid sequence is MFFLKIFDDREQEISLLRDDYKSPLPKYLRWSTWATNDEGMTGEALLDFVNNTLLSKLKTLAGAADRIAGLIRMTFEDANNYMKNGTLMRQVINKINAIDFNASDDRHTFGDIYEKLLKDLQSAGNAGEFYTPRAVTQFIVEQVNPQLGEKVLDPACGTGGFLVCAIEHLRRQAKTAAHERKIQDCFSGIEKKHLPHVLCITNLLLHGIDVPANVRHDNTLARPLRDWSPKERVDVIVTNPPFGGMEEDGIEANFPAEFRTRETADLFLVLLMKLLKPGGRAGLVLPDGTLFGEGVKTRIKEALLTECNLHTIVRLPNGVFNPYTGIRTNLLFFTKGAPTAHVWYYEHPYPAGAKSYNKGKPIRIEEFQAEKDWWGDESDGFKSRKENEFGWRVSIDQIKAGNFNLDLRNPRNAGSGPGDLSKLLPEYEQLLKQINCTRMAIQRQLVEASLASGAEA